A window from Canis aureus isolate CA01 chromosome 23, VMU_Caureus_v.1.0, whole genome shotgun sequence encodes these proteins:
- the LOC144295304 gene encoding olfactory receptor 2D3-like — MGEENQTYVTEFVFLGLSQDPETQVLLFFLFQIIYLLTVLGNLLIIVLVHVDSRLHTPMYFFLGNLSFADLCFSTTTVPQVLVHFLVKSKTISFAGCSTQIFVLLLVGCTECALLAVMSYDRYVAVCKPLHYSTIMTHWLCVQLAIGSWVSGTFVSLVDTTFTLRLPYRGNNIINHFFCEPPALLKLASADTYSTEMAIFAMGVVILLAPVCLILVSYWNIISTVIQMQSGEGRLKAFSTCGTHLIVVVLFYGSAIFAYMRPNSKIMNERDKMISVFYSAVTPMLNPIIYSLRNKDVKGALRRVTAKLSF; from the coding sequence ATGGGAGAAGAAAACCAAACCTATGTGACTGAATTTGTCTTCCTGGGCCTCTCACAGGATCCAGAGACACAAGTcctgctctttttcctttttcagataaTCTACCTGCTGACTGTACTGGGAAATCTGCTTATCATTGTGCTTGTTCATGTAGACTCTAGACTTCACACACCAATGTACTTTTTCCTTGGAAACTTGTCCTTTGCTGATCTCTGTTTTTCTACCACCACGGTGCCCCAGGTGCTGGTCCACTTCTTGGTAAAGAGTAAAACCATTTCTTTTGCTGGATGCTCAACACAGATATTTGTTTTACTTCTGGTTGGGTGTACAGAGTGTGCACTGCTGGCAGTGATGTCCTATGACCGATATGTGGCTGTCTGCAAGCCCCTGCACTACTCCACCATCATGACACATTGGTTATGTGTCCAGCTGGCCATAGGGTCCTGGGTTAGTGGAACATTTGTGTCACTGGTGGACACCACATTCACACTGCGCCTGCCCTACAGAGGGAACAATATCATTAACCATTTTTTTTGTGAACCTCCTGCCCTCCTGAAGCTGGCTTCAGCAGATACCTACAGCACAGAAATGGCCATCTTTGCAATGGGTGTGGTCATCCTCTTAGCTCCTGTCTGCCTGATTCTGGTCTCCTACTGGAATATTATCTCCACTGTGATTCAGATGCAGTCTGGGGAGGGGAGACTCAAGGCTTTCTCTACCTGTGGTACCCATCTCATTGTTGTTGTCCTCTTCTATGGGTCAGCAATATTTGCCTACATGAGACCAAACTCCAAGATAATGAATGAAAGGGATAAAATGATCTCTGTGTTCTACTCAGCAGTGACACCCATGTTGAACCCCATCATTTATAGTCTGAGAAACAAGGATGTCAAAGGTGCTCTCAGGAGAGTGACTGCAAAATTGTCTTTTTGA